Proteins from one Shewanella pealeana ATCC 700345 genomic window:
- the rsmH gene encoding 16S rRNA (cytosine(1402)-N(4))-methyltransferase RsmH, giving the protein MTQEFEHLSVLLAETVAGLNIRPDGIYIDGTFGRGGHSRKVLEELGPNGRLIAIDRDPQAIAAAEQFKDDSRFQIVHGGFGQLADYVEDLGLKGQIDGVLLDFGVSSPQLDDAERGFSFLRDGPLDMRMDNSQGETAAQWLARAEIEDMAWVFKTYGEEKNSRHIARCIAADREKAPFLRTKDLADLIARITKNKERNKHPATRVFQAIRIYINSELEQIDQALEGALAVLAPEGRLSVISFHSLEDRMVKRFIRRNSQGESVPHGLPITEAEINKSRKLKAMGKAIKPSVEEVERNARARSSVLRIAERLPYEA; this is encoded by the coding sequence ATGACACAAGAATTTGAACACCTATCAGTACTGCTAGCGGAAACCGTTGCAGGCTTAAACATTAGACCCGATGGCATCTATATCGATGGTACTTTCGGTCGTGGTGGTCATTCTAGAAAAGTTCTTGAGGAACTTGGACCGAATGGAAGACTGATTGCTATCGACCGTGATCCGCAGGCTATCGCCGCGGCTGAGCAGTTTAAAGACGACAGTCGTTTTCAGATCGTTCATGGTGGTTTCGGCCAGTTAGCTGACTATGTCGAAGACTTAGGCTTAAAGGGCCAAATCGATGGCGTATTACTGGACTTTGGCGTGTCATCGCCGCAGTTAGACGATGCCGAGCGTGGCTTTAGCTTCTTGCGAGATGGTCCATTAGATATGCGTATGGATAACTCTCAAGGCGAGACTGCTGCTCAGTGGCTTGCCCGCGCTGAAATTGAAGATATGGCATGGGTGTTTAAGACTTATGGCGAGGAGAAAAACTCCCGTCATATCGCTCGCTGTATCGCCGCAGACCGTGAAAAGGCTCCGTTTTTACGTACCAAAGATCTGGCCGATTTGATTGCCCGCATCACTAAGAACAAGGAGCGTAATAAGCATCCTGCGACACGCGTATTCCAAGCTATTCGTATCTACATCAACAGTGAACTAGAGCAGATCGATCAAGCCCTAGAAGGCGCATTAGCCGTGTTGGCTCCAGAAGGCCGCTTATCTGTGATTAGCTTCCATTCACTGGAAGACCGTATGGTGAAGCGCTTTATTCGCCGTAATAGCCAAGGTGAGAGTGTACCTCATGGTTTGCCTATTACTGAGGCTGAGATCAATAAGTCGCGCAAGCTAAAGGCAATGGGCAAAGCCATTAAGCCTTCGGTAGAAGAGGTTGAGCGTAACGCGAGAGCCCGAAGCTCTGTGCTACGTATCGCCGAGCGTTTACCTTACGAAGCATAA
- the ftsL gene encoding cell division protein FtsL, producing the protein MSKAQLNLTRIVLLDLWHHKWVMILALLVMMNAIAVVYTSYEGRKYTSQWEQLLQERDRLDIEWRNLLLEEQSRSEHSRITRIATKELNMKRPLPKEEVVVRVP; encoded by the coding sequence GTGAGTAAAGCTCAATTGAATTTAACCCGCATAGTGCTGCTTGATTTATGGCATCACAAATGGGTCATGATACTCGCGCTGCTTGTCATGATGAATGCGATTGCGGTGGTGTATACCAGCTATGAAGGCAGAAAATACACCAGTCAATGGGAGCAGTTATTACAAGAGCGAGACAGGCTAGATATTGAGTGGCGTAACTTGCTGCTCGAAGAGCAGTCTCGGTCGGAACATAGCCGAATTACTCGGATAGCGACTAAAGAACTGAATATGAAGCGTCCATTACCAAAAGAAGAGGTTGTGGTAAGAGTCCCATGA
- a CDS encoding peptidoglycan glycosyltransferase FtsI has translation MSKQAKRKQKPQLIQWRLYVVVAFVCLMFTSLVGRAAYIQIVEPEMLRHQSDMRTLRTTSREVQRGLITDRNGDMLAVSVPVKAVYADPKVVHDKNGFADMRRWQALADVLHEPREDILKRVQSNPRKRFTYLKRQVTPAVADYIKQLKLPGVYLKPESRRYYPTGEITAQLVGITNIDDKGIEGLENTYNDWLTGTPSKQKVRKSRDGHVVERLDMVQEGESPNDLVLSIDQRIQQLAYRELKKATEVNQATSGSIVVLDVLTGEVLAMANTPSYNPNSRENLQSYRMRNRALTDAYEPGSTIKPFVVAAALDAGTIKTDQIIKTNPGRLRIGGKIVRDGRNYGDLSLSGILVHSSNVGMTKIALSMPVQELLGAYQTMGLGNYSGINLEGESAGLIHDRRRWSEFERATLSFGYGLMATPLQLARMYATLGNKGVQYPVSILKLKQTPEGTQVISPQVAQDVMEMLVGVTEKGGTARKAHIEGYPVAGKTGTARKAVAGGYGEDYVALFAGVAPVHNPRLAIAVVVNEPKGDRYYGGDIAAPVFASVMSGALQMLNVEPISNREKVRLAANSRSVE, from the coding sequence ATGAGCAAACAGGCGAAACGTAAACAAAAACCACAATTAATCCAATGGCGTTTATACGTCGTGGTGGCTTTTGTATGCCTGATGTTTACAAGTTTGGTTGGCCGAGCCGCTTATATTCAAATCGTCGAGCCTGAAATGCTACGCCACCAAAGCGACATGCGCACCTTGCGTACTACCAGTCGTGAAGTGCAGCGTGGCCTGATCACTGACCGCAATGGTGATATGCTAGCGGTGAGTGTGCCGGTAAAAGCGGTTTACGCCGATCCTAAAGTAGTACATGACAAGAATGGTTTTGCCGATATGCGCCGTTGGCAAGCATTAGCAGACGTATTGCATGAACCGAGAGAAGATATTCTTAAACGAGTTCAATCGAACCCTCGTAAGCGCTTTACCTACCTTAAGCGCCAAGTGACTCCTGCCGTTGCTGATTATATTAAGCAGCTAAAACTCCCAGGTGTTTACCTTAAGCCTGAATCTCGTCGCTATTATCCAACGGGTGAAATTACCGCGCAGCTGGTGGGGATCACCAATATCGATGACAAAGGTATTGAGGGCTTAGAGAATACTTATAATGACTGGCTAACTGGCACGCCGAGTAAGCAAAAAGTACGTAAGTCTCGCGACGGCCACGTAGTCGAGCGTCTCGATATGGTGCAAGAGGGTGAGAGCCCTAATGACTTGGTGCTAAGTATTGACCAACGTATTCAGCAACTGGCCTATCGCGAGCTAAAAAAGGCCACCGAGGTTAACCAAGCAACATCTGGTTCAATCGTGGTGCTTGATGTGCTTACTGGGGAAGTGTTAGCGATGGCGAATACGCCCTCCTATAACCCGAACTCTCGTGAAAACCTACAAAGTTATCGCATGCGAAACCGTGCGTTGACTGATGCTTATGAACCTGGCTCTACCATCAAACCATTTGTGGTTGCTGCTGCACTTGATGCCGGAACGATTAAGACAGATCAAATTATTAAGACCAACCCTGGTCGCCTGCGTATCGGTGGTAAAATTGTCCGCGACGGGCGTAATTATGGTGACCTTTCTCTGAGTGGTATTTTGGTGCATTCGAGTAACGTGGGTATGACCAAAATTGCCTTGTCTATGCCGGTACAGGAGTTATTAGGCGCCTACCAAACAATGGGTCTAGGTAACTATTCAGGTATTAATTTAGAGGGTGAAAGTGCGGGTCTTATTCACGACCGCCGTCGCTGGTCTGAATTTGAGCGTGCAACTTTATCATTTGGTTATGGCTTAATGGCCACACCACTGCAGTTGGCCAGAATGTATGCCACTTTGGGTAATAAAGGCGTGCAGTATCCTGTTTCAATTTTGAAACTAAAACAAACGCCTGAAGGCACGCAAGTCATTTCACCACAGGTAGCGCAAGATGTAATGGAGATGCTGGTGGGGGTTACTGAAAAAGGTGGCACCGCACGTAAGGCACATATTGAAGGCTATCCTGTGGCAGGTAAAACCGGTACCGCGCGTAAAGCCGTCGCTGGTGGTTATGGTGAAGATTACGTAGCGCTATTTGCTGGTGTTGCACCAGTGCATAACCCTAGGTTAGCCATTGCTGTGGTAGTGAATGAGCCTAAAGGCGATCGTTATTATGGTGGCGATATCGCTGCACCGGTTTTTGCGTCAGTTATGTCAGGTGCTTTACAAATGTTAAATGTTGAGCCTATTTCAAATCGTGAGAAGGTCCGTTTAGCTGCAAATTCTAGGAGTGTTGAATAA
- a CDS encoding nuclear transport factor 2 family protein, whose amino-acid sequence MKPKIWLLAIGSVFLTLLPSAYAAEPQPLEDQPKSVLVVKQFIQGFNNHSVEQLLQHTTPNVHWFNLTGTKMDIETSTQQELGAAMTDYFASLTDAKAKLRQILVSANYVSTVEEVTWSHDGERHSQCSLGIYQLAGDKINAVWYYPSHACDVTPWVEVVSPEIVQPEIGLLKETRQ is encoded by the coding sequence ATGAAACCCAAAATTTGGTTACTCGCTATTGGTTCGGTATTTTTAACTCTATTACCATCGGCCTATGCTGCAGAGCCGCAACCGCTCGAAGACCAGCCAAAATCTGTGCTGGTGGTGAAGCAGTTTATTCAAGGTTTTAATAACCATAGTGTAGAGCAGTTATTACAGCATACGACGCCAAACGTGCACTGGTTTAATTTAACAGGTACCAAGATGGATATTGAAACATCCACTCAGCAAGAGCTTGGCGCTGCGATGACCGATTACTTTGCTAGTCTCACTGATGCCAAGGCCAAATTAAGGCAGATCTTGGTTTCGGCTAATTACGTGAGTACGGTCGAAGAAGTGACTTGGAGTCATGATGGTGAGCGACATAGTCAATGTAGCCTAGGTATTTATCAGCTAGCGGGCGATAAAATTAATGCGGTATGGTATTACCCTAGCCACGCCTGTGATGTGACGCCTTGGGTTGAAGTGGTAAGCCCTGAAATTGTTCAACCAGAAATTGGTTTATTAAAAGAAACGCGCCAATAA
- the murE gene encoding UDP-N-acetylmuramoyl-L-alanyl-D-glutamate--2,6-diaminopimelate ligase, with protein sequence MLIRDLLAPWFHYSGAEDFLEITLDSRAVQAGYLFVAIPGYQVDGRKFIAAAFERGASAALVHTDSPEKHGTVVNDGGLQILFFQLNRQISALAAQAYPLSQSRPQIVGVTGTNGKTSVTQLIAQLQLLQSKQTAVMGTLGNGLWGELVDSGNTTADPITLIKQLQGVEQRGADTCAMEVSSHGLVQGRVEAVPFDVAVFTNLSRDHLDFHHTMEEYGIAKKRLFQFANLRGGLINIDDVVGREWLADLASDKLLGFSVKGDSTADIYTKDNHFHDGGVSCTLVWPTGEAQLNSPLLGDFNLSNLVAALGALYLLGEDMHTLVALAPKLEPVAGRMERFTSKDGVTLVVDYAHTPDAIEQALKALRVHCKGQLWCLFGCGGDRDKGKRPMMAASAEQFADRVMVTSDNCRSEDPNAIISDILAGLQHPQQALSQVERQVAIKEIVAQAASGDMVLLAGKGHETYQEVNGKKLNYDERAFAKAIAEGNA encoded by the coding sequence ATGCTAATACGCGATCTATTAGCGCCATGGTTCCATTATTCGGGAGCCGAAGACTTCTTGGAGATCACTTTAGATAGCCGTGCTGTGCAAGCAGGTTATCTGTTCGTTGCTATTCCAGGCTATCAAGTCGATGGCCGCAAGTTTATAGCCGCCGCCTTTGAGCGCGGTGCAAGCGCTGCTTTAGTACATACAGATTCTCCCGAAAAGCACGGCACTGTGGTTAACGATGGTGGATTACAGATCCTGTTTTTCCAGCTGAATCGACAAATTTCAGCCTTAGCCGCACAGGCTTACCCTCTGTCGCAATCGCGCCCACAAATTGTCGGTGTGACTGGGACTAATGGTAAAACCTCAGTGACTCAGCTAATAGCTCAACTGCAGTTGCTGCAAAGTAAGCAAACAGCAGTGATGGGCACCTTAGGTAATGGCCTTTGGGGCGAGCTAGTCGATAGCGGCAACACCACTGCCGACCCTATTACGCTTATCAAGCAGTTACAGGGGGTTGAGCAAAGGGGCGCAGATACTTGTGCGATGGAGGTCTCTAGCCATGGCCTAGTACAAGGCAGAGTCGAAGCCGTTCCCTTTGATGTCGCAGTGTTTACCAACTTAAGTCGCGATCATCTCGATTTTCATCATACGATGGAAGAATATGGAATCGCCAAGAAGCGCTTATTTCAGTTCGCCAATTTACGCGGTGGTTTAATCAATATCGATGACGTCGTTGGCCGTGAATGGCTGGCGGATCTAGCGTCTGATAAGTTGTTAGGCTTTAGTGTTAAAGGTGACTCTACGGCTGACATTTATACCAAAGACAACCATTTTCATGATGGAGGCGTGTCTTGCACCTTAGTGTGGCCAACTGGTGAAGCTCAGCTTAACTCACCGCTATTGGGTGACTTCAACCTTTCCAACTTGGTTGCCGCCCTCGGTGCCCTTTACCTACTAGGTGAAGATATGCACACGCTTGTCGCACTAGCGCCCAAGCTTGAACCCGTTGCTGGACGAATGGAGCGCTTCACTAGCAAAGATGGCGTCACGCTTGTTGTCGACTACGCCCATACGCCAGATGCGATTGAGCAGGCGTTAAAGGCACTCCGAGTACATTGTAAAGGCCAGCTTTGGTGCTTATTCGGTTGTGGTGGTGATAGAGATAAAGGTAAGCGCCCTATGATGGCGGCGAGTGCCGAGCAGTTTGCCGATCGCGTCATGGTGACCAGCGATAACTGCAGAAGTGAAGACCCTAACGCCATTATTAGCGATATTTTGGCAGGATTGCAGCATCCACAGCAGGCGCTTTCACAAGTTGAACGCCAAGTTGCAATTAAGGAGATCGTCGCTCAGGCAGCCTCGGGCGACATGGTATTGCTTGCAGGAAAAGGCCATGAAACTTACCAAGAAGTAAATGGTAAAAAACTAAATTACGATGAAAGAGCATTCGCTAAAGCGATTGCCGAAGGTAACGCATGA
- the mraZ gene encoding division/cell wall cluster transcriptional repressor MraZ: protein MFSGASAINLDAKGRIAIPKRYRESLHACHNNQLVITVDIQSSCLLLYPIHEWEQVAAKLASLSDTQPTERAIKRMLLGYAHECELDGNGRMLLPPPLRQYANLDKRAMLVGQLNKFELWDEAAWQQQIEQSRIAILNEDLAANERLADFSL, encoded by the coding sequence GTGTTTTCTGGGGCAAGCGCTATTAATCTTGATGCAAAAGGCCGGATCGCGATTCCTAAGCGATACCGTGAGTCTCTGCATGCCTGCCATAACAACCAACTTGTGATCACAGTCGATATTCAATCCTCTTGTTTACTGCTGTACCCCATCCATGAGTGGGAACAAGTTGCAGCTAAACTCGCATCTCTTTCCGATACACAACCCACCGAACGAGCAATTAAGCGCATGTTGCTCGGATACGCCCATGAATGTGAACTAGATGGTAATGGCCGCATGCTGTTACCACCACCACTGCGCCAATATGCCAACTTAGATAAGCGGGCCATGTTAGTTGGCCAGCTTAATAAGTTTGAGCTGTGGGACGAAGCTGCATGGCAGCAACAGATTGAACAGAGTCGAATAGCGATTCTTAATGAAGACTTGGCTGCCAATGAACGTTTGGCAGATTTTTCACTTTAG
- a CDS encoding outer membrane protein transport protein → MNKRLITLAVSTALLGTVTQVQAAGFQLAEYSATGLGRAYAGEAAMADNAAAQFRNPAMLTYLEGTQMTTGAILVMPNIDVDGTVSFAGQSTPSSAKDIAGDAVVPNFYVSHQLNDQWFLGLALGSNFGMATELDDSFLGTQFGNEASITAIEVNPNVAYRINDQFSVGAGVRLVLGEGSFGAQAPTSVGPLQGTTLKYMEGDDISWGWQLGGAWQINANNRIGFNYRSEVDQNLEGEARGLGFDFAMIAQGKAPSSHYDGAMELALPATAEIASFHQLTDKLAIHASVNWTDWSSFEKLEAMIPEISADPILVKQENWEDNYRFAVGATYQLSQKSTLRTGIAYDQAAVSDANRTTTIPEVDRLWLSVGYGYQYSDNLDFDFGATYIFADESPIHEHDEDSAMFGGTFEGQVSGNIILVGVQATYRF, encoded by the coding sequence ATGAATAAGCGTTTAATAACTCTTGCTGTTAGTACGGCACTTTTGGGGACAGTTACACAGGTTCAAGCTGCTGGTTTTCAATTAGCTGAATACTCTGCAACTGGTTTAGGTCGTGCGTATGCTGGTGAAGCAGCCATGGCCGATAACGCTGCGGCGCAATTTCGTAATCCAGCTATGCTGACTTATCTCGAAGGCACGCAAATGACAACTGGCGCAATTTTGGTTATGCCGAATATTGATGTTGACGGCACGGTGAGTTTTGCGGGTCAATCAACTCCGTCATCAGCAAAAGATATTGCTGGCGACGCGGTAGTACCTAACTTTTATGTGTCACACCAGTTAAACGACCAATGGTTCCTAGGTTTAGCGCTTGGTAGCAACTTTGGTATGGCAACTGAATTAGATGATAGCTTCCTTGGTACTCAGTTTGGTAATGAAGCATCAATTACCGCTATTGAAGTAAACCCAAATGTGGCTTACCGCATTAATGACCAGTTTAGCGTCGGTGCGGGTGTTCGTTTGGTGTTAGGGGAAGGTAGCTTTGGTGCACAAGCGCCAACATCAGTTGGTCCTCTGCAAGGTACCACCCTTAAGTACATGGAAGGTGATGATATCTCTTGGGGTTGGCAGTTAGGCGGTGCGTGGCAGATCAATGCTAATAACCGTATCGGCTTTAACTATCGCTCAGAAGTCGACCAAAATCTTGAAGGCGAAGCGAGAGGCCTAGGTTTTGATTTCGCAATGATCGCTCAAGGTAAAGCGCCTTCTAGCCATTACGATGGTGCAATGGAATTAGCGCTACCAGCAACAGCAGAAATTGCTAGCTTCCATCAATTGACCGACAAACTTGCTATTCATGCGAGTGTTAACTGGACGGATTGGAGCTCATTTGAAAAGCTTGAAGCAATGATCCCTGAGATCTCAGCAGACCCAATCTTAGTGAAGCAAGAAAATTGGGAAGACAACTACCGCTTTGCAGTAGGTGCGACTTACCAGTTATCACAAAAATCAACGCTAAGAACCGGTATTGCTTATGACCAAGCTGCAGTGTCTGATGCTAACCGTACAACCACTATTCCTGAAGTTGATCGTTTATGGTTGAGCGTGGGTTATGGTTACCAGTACAGTGACAACCTAGATTTTGATTTTGGCGCAACTTACATCTTTGCTGATGAGTCTCCAATCCATGAGCATGACGAAGATTCTGCTATGTTTGGTGGTACTTTCGAAGGTCAAGTTAGCGGCAACATCATTCTAGTTGGTGTTCAGGCGACTTACCGCTTCTAA
- the leuD gene encoding 3-isopropylmalate dehydratase small subunit, giving the protein MQPFISHTGLAVIIDSANVDTDQIIPKQFLSKVTRDGFGVHLFHDWRYLDDAGDQLNPDFTLNKPRYQGASILVSQENFGCGSSREHAPWALADFGLKVIIAPSFADIFYGNSINNGLLPVRLADAEVKQLMAEVEAKEGAEISVDLQALTVTSPSGSQFHFEIAQSARHNLLNGLDAIGLTLSHADTIANYEANIPSWRR; this is encoded by the coding sequence ATGCAACCATTTATCTCACATACAGGGCTTGCGGTTATCATAGATAGTGCAAACGTGGATACCGATCAGATCATCCCTAAGCAGTTTCTTTCTAAGGTGACGCGTGACGGCTTTGGTGTTCACCTTTTTCACGATTGGCGCTATTTAGATGACGCTGGCGATCAACTTAATCCAGACTTTACTCTGAATAAGCCTCGCTATCAGGGCGCTTCTATTCTTGTGTCTCAAGAAAACTTTGGCTGTGGTTCGAGTCGAGAGCATGCGCCATGGGCGTTGGCCGATTTTGGCTTAAAAGTGATTATTGCCCCGAGCTTTGCCGATATCTTTTATGGTAACTCAATTAATAATGGCTTATTGCCTGTTAGGTTAGCTGACGCCGAAGTTAAACAGCTTATGGCTGAGGTTGAGGCTAAAGAGGGAGCGGAGATCAGTGTTGATCTTCAAGCTTTAACTGTGACGAGCCCGTCAGGCTCTCAATTCCATTTTGAAATTGCCCAATCGGCAAGGCATAACTTATTAAATGGGTTAGATGCAATTGGTCTGACACTGTCACATGCCGATACGATTGCTAATTATGAAGCTAACATTCCATCTTGGAGACGCTAA
- the leuC gene encoding 3-isopropylmalate dehydratase large subunit, which translates to MAKTLYEKVWDSHVVVAPEGEAPIIYVDRHLVHEVTSPQAFSGVKVAGRQLRAPQKTFATMDHNTSTTSASLDALSPMARTQVETLEQNCKEFGVRLYDIHHKNQGIVHVMGPELGITLPGTVIVCGDSHTATHGAFGALAFGIGTSEVEHVMATQTLRQLKAKTMKIEVRGHVASGITAKDIVLAIIGKIGMDGGTGYVVEFCGEAIEALSMEGRMTVCNMAIEMGAKAGMIAPDATTAEYLEGREFSPKGESWSQAVAAWEQLKTDEGAVFDASVVLDAIDIAPQLTWGTNPGQVVAIDQLVPNPLDATNSTVRSSIEKALEYVDLTAGTLMTDVSINKVFIGSCTNSRIEDLRAAAVHAKGRKVADGVKAIVVPGSGLVKEQAEAEGLDKIFTDAGFEWRLPGCSMCLAMNDDKLEAGDRCASTSNRNFEGRQGRGSRTHLVSPAMAAAAAVAGHFVDIRKPY; encoded by the coding sequence ATGGCTAAGACACTATATGAGAAAGTATGGGACAGCCATGTGGTTGTCGCCCCTGAAGGCGAAGCGCCCATTATCTATGTTGATAGGCATCTAGTGCATGAGGTGACCTCACCCCAAGCATTTAGTGGAGTTAAGGTCGCTGGCCGACAGTTACGTGCGCCACAGAAAACCTTCGCCACCATGGATCACAACACATCCACAACCAGCGCAAGCTTAGATGCACTTAGCCCTATGGCGCGTACTCAGGTTGAAACTCTAGAGCAAAACTGTAAAGAGTTCGGCGTTCGCCTCTATGATATTCACCATAAGAATCAAGGTATTGTGCATGTGATGGGCCCAGAGCTTGGCATTACTTTGCCGGGAACTGTGATTGTGTGTGGTGACTCGCATACCGCCACCCATGGCGCCTTTGGTGCTCTTGCATTTGGTATCGGTACATCGGAAGTTGAGCATGTGATGGCGACGCAGACACTACGTCAGCTAAAGGCCAAGACCATGAAGATTGAAGTTCGTGGTCATGTGGCTTCTGGGATCACCGCTAAAGATATCGTGTTAGCGATTATTGGTAAAATTGGCATGGATGGCGGCACAGGTTATGTGGTTGAGTTCTGTGGTGAAGCAATCGAGGCGCTGAGCATGGAAGGCCGCATGACAGTATGCAATATGGCCATCGAGATGGGCGCAAAGGCAGGCATGATAGCCCCAGATGCGACGACGGCTGAATACCTTGAAGGTCGTGAGTTTTCACCAAAAGGTGAAAGCTGGAGCCAAGCCGTTGCTGCTTGGGAGCAGTTAAAAACCGACGAAGGTGCAGTATTTGATGCCAGTGTGGTGTTAGATGCCATAGATATTGCACCGCAACTGACTTGGGGAACCAACCCAGGCCAGGTGGTTGCTATCGATCAGTTAGTGCCAAACCCACTCGATGCCACCAACTCTACCGTTCGTAGTAGTATCGAGAAGGCGCTGGAGTATGTCGATTTAACAGCGGGCACCTTGATGACAGATGTCAGTATCAATAAAGTATTTATTGGTTCTTGTACTAACTCTCGCATTGAGGATCTTCGCGCCGCAGCGGTTCACGCCAAGGGGCGCAAGGTCGCTGATGGGGTAAAGGCTATTGTTGTACCAGGCTCAGGGCTAGTTAAAGAGCAAGCCGAGGCTGAAGGTTTAGATAAGATCTTTACTGATGCCGGTTTTGAATGGCGCTTACCGGGTTGCTCTATGTGTTTAGCTATGAATGACGATAAATTGGAAGCGGGCGATCGCTGCGCGTCGACTAGTAATCGTAATTTTGAGGGCCGACAAGGGCGTGGCAGCCGTACTCACTTAGTGAGCCCTGCTATGGCCGCCGCTGCTGCGGTAGCCGGACACTTTGTTGATATTCGCAAACCATACTAG
- the glpK gene encoding glycerol kinase GlpK gives MSKKYIIALDQGTTSSRAIVFDHDTKMVASSQREFSQMYPQPGWVEHDAMEIWASQSSTLIEVLARADIHSEDVAAIGITNQRETTVVWDKVTGKPVYNAIVWQCRRSKAICDELKAQGLEDYIKQTTGLVLDPYFSGTKIKWILDNVEGVRERAEKGELLFGTIDTWLVWKLTEGKVHVTDPTNASRTMLFNIHTQQWDDKLLDAFDIPRSILPEVKPSSAIYGYTRIAGEGSHIAIAGMAGDQQSALFGQLCIEEGMAKNTYGTGCFLLMNTGVEAVQSQHGLLTTIAIGADGGINYALEGSVFMGGATVQWLRDELGLIRDAQDTEYFAKKVEDTNGVYLIPAFVGLGAPYWDPDARGALVGLTRGANRNHIIRAALEAIAYQSRDLLDAMSKDSCVELKQIKVDGGAVANDFLMQFQADITNVEVLRPELTETTALGAAFLAGLAVGFWDSTDELKHKAGIERNFTPQISMQKRDSLYKGWQEAVTRTR, from the coding sequence GTGTCAAAGAAATACATCATAGCACTGGACCAAGGGACAACGAGCTCCCGAGCGATAGTGTTCGATCATGATACCAAGATGGTTGCTAGCTCACAGCGTGAGTTTAGCCAAATGTATCCTCAACCGGGTTGGGTTGAACATGATGCGATGGAGATCTGGGCGTCTCAAAGCTCAACTCTTATTGAAGTATTAGCGCGGGCGGATATTCACAGTGAAGATGTGGCGGCTATCGGCATTACTAATCAGAGAGAAACGACAGTCGTTTGGGACAAGGTAACGGGTAAGCCTGTTTACAACGCAATCGTATGGCAGTGCCGACGCAGTAAAGCCATTTGTGACGAGCTCAAAGCGCAAGGGTTAGAAGATTACATTAAGCAGACTACAGGCTTGGTACTCGATCCTTATTTTTCAGGCACCAAGATTAAGTGGATTTTGGATAACGTCGAAGGTGTGCGGGAGCGAGCAGAGAAAGGTGAGCTACTGTTTGGCACCATAGATACCTGGCTTGTTTGGAAGCTCACTGAGGGCAAGGTTCATGTTACCGATCCGACCAATGCTTCACGGACCATGTTATTCAATATTCATACTCAGCAGTGGGACGACAAGCTACTAGATGCATTTGATATTCCGCGCTCAATACTGCCAGAGGTAAAGCCTTCGTCGGCTATCTATGGTTATACCCGTATAGCGGGGGAAGGTAGTCACATTGCCATTGCTGGGATGGCGGGAGATCAGCAGTCGGCCTTGTTTGGTCAGCTCTGCATCGAAGAAGGCATGGCAAAAAACACTTATGGTACAGGCTGTTTCTTGCTGATGAATACTGGTGTCGAAGCCGTTCAGTCTCAGCACGGATTGTTAACCACCATTGCGATTGGAGCCGACGGTGGAATTAACTATGCATTAGAGGGCTCGGTATTTATGGGCGGAGCTACAGTGCAATGGCTTAGGGATGAGTTGGGGCTTATTCGTGATGCACAAGATACCGAATACTTTGCTAAAAAAGTTGAAGATACTAATGGTGTGTATCTGATCCCGGCATTCGTTGGATTAGGCGCTCCCTATTGGGACCCTGACGCGAGAGGAGCGTTAGTGGGCTTAACCCGAGGGGCTAATCGTAACCATATTATTCGTGCTGCACTGGAGGCTATTGCATATCAGAGCCGCGACCTATTGGATGCCATGTCTAAAGATAGTTGTGTCGAGCTGAAGCAGATTAAGGTCGACGGCGGCGCGGTGGCGAATGACTTCCTGATGCAGTTTCAGGCCGATATTACTAACGTTGAGGTTTTGCGCCCAGAGCTGACTGAAACAACTGCACTGGGAGCGGCATTTCTGGCAGGTCTAGCGGTGGGCTTCTGGGACTCTACCGATGAACTAAAGCATAAGGCTGGCATCGAGCGTAACTTTACACCACAGATCAGCATGCAAAAGCGCGATAGTCTATACAAAGGTTGGCAAGAGGCTGTGACCCGGACACGTTAA